One part of the Moraxella sp. FZFQ2102 genome encodes these proteins:
- a CDS encoding AMP-binding protein, protein MTDYSAFITPADRAWQATYRKNNLDIQLTMPSGVNNLLDFFDVNFKANQGQNAITFMGYDISYDELDKLSLKIAAYLQSLGLAQGDKVAVMMPNSPQYLAVMMGIVRAGLVLVNVNPLYTAHELEHQLNDSDAKVLFIVENFAHTFEKVKNKGRVRHIIITGVGDMMGFKGVIINAVVRYVKKMVPNYNIPSKINFKDILKTNAKYTRPNLNLDDVVILQYTGGTTGVAKGAMLTHGNLIANVEQCMTYVKTGFTKPYQHGEYMAVALPLYHIFSFMVTMLGMKMGFALLLIPNARDFDDLTKQFAKYRPQFFPAVNTLFNALLHHKGFSSLDHSNLKISLGGGMAVLPSTASAWEKLTGNYIIEGYGLSETSPVLTFNPLGSYTGKIGVPFPSTDIILVDDDGNEVPMGEAGEICAKGPQVMKGYWKRDDETAKAMTTNGYFRTGDIGVMDEEGYFKIVDRKKDMILVSGFNVYPNEVEEVIASHEGVLECGAIGVPDEHSGEVVKVFIVKKDENLTEADIKAWAKKNLTGYKRPKQIAFVNELPKSNVGKILRKELRKL, encoded by the coding sequence ATGACTGATTATTCTGCATTTATTACCCCTGCTGATCGTGCATGGCAGGCGACTTATCGTAAAAACAACCTTGATATTCAGCTGACCATGCCAAGCGGCGTGAATAATCTGCTGGATTTTTTTGATGTCAATTTCAAAGCCAATCAAGGACAAAATGCCATCACCTTTATGGGCTATGACATCAGCTACGATGAACTTGATAAGCTAAGCTTAAAAATTGCCGCTTATTTACAGTCACTAGGCTTAGCGCAAGGCGATAAAGTGGCGGTGATGATGCCAAACAGTCCGCAGTATTTGGCGGTGATGATGGGCATCGTGCGTGCAGGTTTGGTATTGGTCAATGTCAATCCGCTCTACACCGCGCATGAGCTTGAACATCAGCTCAATGATAGCGATGCCAAGGTGCTGTTTATCGTTGAGAACTTTGCACATACTTTTGAAAAGGTAAAAAACAAAGGTCGGGTGCGTCATATCATCATCACAGGCGTGGGTGATATGATGGGCTTTAAGGGTGTTATCATCAATGCTGTGGTGCGCTATGTCAAAAAAATGGTGCCAAACTACAATATCCCAAGTAAAATCAACTTTAAAGATATTCTAAAAACCAACGCCAAATACACACGCCCAAATCTAAACCTTGATGATGTGGTGATTTTGCAATACACAGGCGGTACAACAGGCGTGGCAAAAGGCGCGATGCTTACCCATGGCAATTTGATCGCCAATGTCGAGCAGTGCATGACTTATGTCAAAACAGGCTTTACCAAGCCTTATCAGCATGGTGAATACATGGCGGTGGCGCTGCCGCTTTACCATATTTTCTCATTTATGGTGACCATGCTTGGCATGAAGATGGGCTTTGCACTACTGCTTATCCCTAATGCCCGTGATTTTGATGATTTGACCAAGCAATTTGCCAAATATCGTCCGCAGTTTTTCCCTGCAGTGAATACGCTGTTCAATGCACTATTGCACCACAAGGGCTTTTCATCACTGGATCACAGCAACCTAAAAATCTCGCTCGGTGGCGGCATGGCAGTCCTACCAAGTACCGCAAGCGCATGGGAGAAATTGACAGGCAACTATATCATTGAAGGCTATGGCTTGTCTGAGACTTCGCCAGTTTTGACCTTTAATCCACTGGGCAGCTACACAGGCAAAATTGGCGTGCCGTTCCCATCGACAGACATTATCCTAGTTGATGATGATGGCAATGAAGTGCCGATGGGTGAAGCAGGCGAGATCTGCGCCAAAGGCCCGCAGGTGATGAAAGGCTACTGGAAGCGCGATGATGAGACCGCCAAAGCGATGACGACAAACGGCTATTTTCGCACAGGTGATATCGGCGTGATGGATGAAGAAGGTTATTTCAAGATCGTCGATCGCAAAAAAGACATGATCCTAGTTTCAGGCTTTAATGTCTATCCAAACGAAGTCGAAGAAGTCATCGCAAGTCACGAAGGCGTGCTAGAATGCGGCGCAATCGGCGTGCCTGATGAACACAGTGGCGAAGTGGTGAAAGTGTTTATCGTCAAAAAAGATGAAAATTTGACCGAAGCTGACATTAAAGCATGGGCGAAGAAAAATCTTACTGGCTACAAACGCCCAAAACAAATCGCCTTTGTCAATGAATTGCCAAAATCCAATGTCGGCAAAATCCTACGCAAAGAGCTGCGTAAGTTGTAA
- the htpG gene encoding molecular chaperone HtpG, translating into MTTTNHHFEAEVAQLLHLVTHSLYSNADIFVRELVSNASDACDKLRFLATADDSLYENDGELAIKIDINKDAKTITISDNGIGMNEADAIEHLGTIAKSGTKAFLEKLSDSDKKDGNLIGQFGVGFYSGFIVADTITVESRKAGEAADQGVRWVSDGTGSFTTETITKDSRGTSITLHLKDEYAGGGEDTTNYLDRHTIKSLVNKYSDHISLPIQMRKQEWQDELDDNGEVVAGKGEYITTDEYETINQANALWTRSPSDISDDEYNEFYKNLSYDYEDPLTFTHNRVEGRVQYTQLLYIPKNAPYDLYAREQQRGLKLYVKRVFIMEDAEQLLPMYLRFVKGVIDTADLPLNVSREILQESRDVKAIRDGNARRVLTLLASLANSEDADKQDKFKQFYTQFGDVLKEGLGEDQSNQERIAKLLRYATSQNDAIETGFADYKARMKDGQKAIYYLTADNLAAAKNSPQLELFNKKGIEVILMTARVDEWAMNFLHEFDGTPLQNIAKGAVDLGELTDEAEKEEAKQAEENLKPVVDKLKTALGERAKDVRVSSRLVDSPACLVVGDGELSPQMVQMLKAMGQPVPDVKPTLEINPTHPLITKLESSAEFDDLAQVIFDQALLADGGQLDDPAGYLKRVNKLLMK; encoded by the coding sequence ATGACCACAACCAACCATCATTTTGAAGCCGAAGTCGCACAGCTTTTGCACCTAGTGACACATTCACTGTACTCAAATGCTGATATTTTTGTGCGTGAATTGGTGTCAAACGCATCCGATGCCTGCGACAAACTGCGTTTTTTGGCGACAGCAGATGATAGCCTATATGAGAACGATGGCGAGCTTGCGATTAAAATTGACATCAATAAAGACGCCAAAACCATCACCATCAGCGATAACGGCATCGGTATGAATGAGGCAGATGCCATCGAGCATTTGGGTACGATTGCCAAATCAGGCACCAAGGCATTTTTGGAGAAACTCTCTGACAGTGACAAAAAAGACGGCAATCTGATTGGTCAGTTTGGCGTAGGCTTTTATTCAGGCTTTATTGTGGCAGATACCATCACTGTCGAGAGCCGAAAAGCTGGCGAAGCGGCCGATCAAGGCGTACGCTGGGTATCAGATGGCACAGGTTCATTCACCACCGAGACCATCACCAAAGACAGCCGTGGCACGAGCATCACTTTGCACCTAAAAGATGAGTATGCAGGTGGCGGTGAAGATACCACCAATTATCTGGATCGCCACACCATCAAGTCACTGGTGAATAAATACTCAGACCACATCAGCTTGCCGATTCAGATGCGTAAACAAGAATGGCAAGATGAGCTTGATGACAATGGCGAAGTGGTCGCAGGCAAGGGCGAATACATCACCACCGATGAGTATGAGACCATCAACCAAGCCAATGCGTTATGGACACGCAGCCCAAGCGACATCAGCGATGATGAGTATAACGAGTTTTATAAAAATCTCAGCTATGACTATGAAGATCCACTGACCTTCACGCACAATCGTGTCGAAGGTCGTGTGCAGTACACGCAGCTACTATACATCCCAAAAAATGCACCGTACGATCTATATGCACGCGAGCAGCAGCGCGGCTTGAAGCTGTATGTCAAGCGTGTGTTCATCATGGAAGATGCTGAGCAGCTGTTGCCGATGTATCTGCGCTTTGTCAAGGGTGTGATTGATACGGCGGATCTGCCGCTGAATGTCAGCCGTGAAATTCTACAAGAAAGCCGCGATGTCAAGGCAATTCGCGATGGTAACGCGCGCCGCGTGCTGACTTTGTTGGCAAGTCTTGCCAATTCTGAAGATGCGGATAAACAAGATAAATTCAAGCAGTTCTACACACAGTTTGGTGATGTACTAAAAGAAGGCTTGGGTGAAGACCAATCTAACCAAGAGCGTATCGCCAAGCTACTACGCTATGCCACCAGCCAAAATGACGCCATCGAGACAGGCTTTGCCGACTATAAGGCTCGCATGAAAGACGGTCAAAAGGCGATTTATTATCTGACGGCGGATAATTTGGCGGCCGCCAAAAACAGCCCACAGCTTGAGCTGTTTAACAAAAAAGGCATCGAAGTCATCCTGATGACCGCTCGTGTCGATGAGTGGGCGATGAATTTCTTGCATGAGTTTGATGGCACACCATTACAAAATATCGCCAAAGGTGCGGTGGATTTGGGCGAGTTGACCGACGAAGCCGAAAAAGAAGAGGCTAAGCAAGCCGAAGAAAACCTAAAACCTGTGGTGGATAAACTCAAAACCGCTCTGGGCGAGCGTGCCAAAGATGTGCGTGTCTCTAGCCGTCTGGTGGATAGTCCTGCTTGTCTTGTGGTGGGTGATGGTGAGCTATCACCGCAGATGGTGCAGATGTTAAAAGCGATGGGGCAACCTGTGCCTGATGTCAAGCCGACGCTTGAGATTAACCCGACGCATCCGCTCATCACCAAGCTTGAGAGCAGTGCCGAGTTTGATGATTTGGCGCAAGTTATCTTTGACCAAGCCTTGCTTGCTGATGGCGGACAGCTGGATGATCCTGCGGGTTATCTAAAACGCGTCAATAAATTGCTCATGAAGTGA
- a CDS encoding AMP-binding protein, whose translation MTTNFTVSTARPWFKTYQEHGLDFDFALPSHVNSLIDIFEQAFARHGNKIAFTCMGVSITYRELDNYSRQMAAYLQSLGLIKGDKVAVMMPNILQYPIAMIAIVRAGLTLVNVNPLYTSHELEHQLNDSEAKALFIVENFAHTFERVENKGQVKHVIVTSLGDMLGLKGFLVNAVVRHVKKMVPSWNIPGHVSFKEALNVSAAAYNRPEVSLDEIAALQYTGGTTGVAKGAMLTHGNLASNVEQCVPFVSKVFPGNDMGGQYIAVALPLYHIFSFTACALLGMKMGFSMLLITNPRDLPAVCKDYAKYKPVFFPAVNTLFNALAHNEGFRALDHSNLKLSLGGGMSVLSDTAKAWERLTGNYIIEGYGLSETSPVLTLNPPGGYTGKIGIPFPATDIVLLDEDDNEVALGEAGEICAKGPQVMPGYWKRPDETAKVMTANGYFRTGDIGVMDEKGFIKIVDRKKDMILVSGFNVYPNEVEEVMTAHPKILECGVIGISDEHSGEVPKIFIVKSDPSLTVEEVREWAKENLTGYKRPKYIEFISELPKSNVGKILRKDLRKLEESK comes from the coding sequence ATGACCACCAATTTCACCGTTTCGACCGCCCGCCCATGGTTCAAGACTTATCAAGAGCATGGCTTGGATTTTGATTTTGCATTGCCAAGTCATGTCAATTCGCTGATTGATATTTTTGAACAGGCGTTTGCTCGTCATGGCAACAAGATCGCTTTTACTTGTATGGGTGTGTCGATCACTTATCGCGAATTGGATAATTACAGCCGTCAGATGGCTGCGTATTTGCAGTCGCTAGGACTTATCAAGGGCGATAAAGTGGCGGTGATGATGCCAAACATCTTGCAATATCCGATTGCGATGATCGCCATTGTGCGCGCAGGTTTGACACTGGTGAATGTCAATCCGCTATATACATCGCATGAGCTTGAGCATCAGCTGAATGACTCTGAAGCCAAGGCGCTGTTTATCGTTGAGAACTTTGCGCATACCTTTGAGCGTGTGGAAAATAAAGGTCAAGTCAAGCATGTGATCGTCACATCACTGGGCGATATGCTGGGTCTAAAAGGCTTTTTGGTCAATGCTGTGGTGCGCCATGTCAAAAAAATGGTACCATCGTGGAATATCCCTGGTCATGTCAGCTTTAAAGAAGCTTTAAATGTATCAGCAGCAGCTTATAATCGCCCTGAAGTGTCACTGGATGAAATCGCCGCGCTACAATACACGGGTGGCACCACAGGCGTGGCCAAAGGCGCGATGCTGACTCATGGCAACCTTGCATCGAATGTCGAGCAGTGTGTGCCATTCGTCTCAAAAGTCTTTCCAGGCAATGACATGGGCGGTCAGTACATCGCCGTTGCGCTGCCTTTGTATCATATTTTCTCATTCACCGCCTGTGCGCTGCTTGGTATGAAAATGGGCTTTAGTATGCTGCTCATCACCAATCCGCGCGACCTGCCAGCGGTGTGCAAAGACTATGCTAAATATAAGCCAGTATTTTTCCCTGCGGTCAATACGCTGTTCAATGCGTTGGCGCACAATGAAGGCTTCCGCGCGCTTGATCACAGCAATCTAAAACTGTCATTGGGCGGCGGTATGTCGGTGCTGTCTGACACTGCCAAAGCATGGGAGCGTCTGACAGGTAATTACATCATCGAAGGCTATGGCTTGTCTGAGACTTCACCAGTTTTGACCTTAAACCCACCGGGTGGCTACACAGGCAAAATCGGTATCCCATTCCCGGCGACAGACATCGTGCTACTGGATGAAGATGATAATGAAGTGGCGCTGGGTGAAGCAGGCGAGATCTGCGCCAAAGGTCCACAGGTGATGCCGGGTTACTGGAAGCGTCCTGATGAGACTGCCAAGGTGATGACTGCAAATGGCTATTTCCGCACAGGCGACATCGGTGTGATGGATGAAAAAGGCTTTATCAAAATCGTCGATCGCAAAAAAGACATGATCTTGGTCTCAGGCTTTAATGTCTATCCAAATGAAGTCGAAGAAGTGATGACTGCACATCCAAAAATCCTAGAGTGTGGTGTCATCGGCATCAGTGATGAGCACAGCGGTGAAGTGCCGAAGATTTTCATCGTCAAAAGCGATCCAAGCCTGACGGTCGAAGAAGTCCGCGAATGGGCGAAAGAAAATCTAACTGGCTATAAGCGTCCAAAATACATCGAGTTCATCAGCGAATTGCCGAAATCGAATGTTGGTAAGATTTTGCGCAAAGATCTGCGTAAGCTTGAAGAAAGCAAATAA
- the rph gene encoding ribonuclease PH — protein sequence MRIDNRQLNELRPISFTRNYTKHAEGSVLVCFGDTKVLCTASVEAGVPRWLKGQGQGWLTAEYGMLPRATGTRTQREAARGKQSGRTQEIQRLIGRSLRAMLDLSKLGENTIYIDCDVIQADGGTRTASISGAAVALIDALEHLQREKKISQDPLLGLVGAVSVGIKDGKAYLDLNYAEDSTCDTDLNMVMTQAGGFIEIQGTAEDKPFTREEADQMLSLADSGIRQIIEAQKQALGW from the coding sequence ATGCGCATTGATAATCGCCAATTGAACGAACTTCGCCCAATCAGCTTCACTCGCAACTACACCAAGCACGCCGAAGGCTCAGTACTGGTGTGTTTTGGCGATACCAAAGTACTGTGCACCGCCAGTGTCGAAGCAGGCGTACCAAGATGGTTAAAAGGTCAAGGGCAGGGCTGGCTGACAGCAGAATATGGTATGTTGCCACGCGCCACAGGCACTCGTACTCAGCGTGAAGCGGCGCGTGGTAAGCAGTCAGGACGCACCCAAGAGATTCAGCGTCTGATCGGTCGCAGTCTGCGCGCGATGCTTGATTTATCAAAGCTTGGCGAGAATACCATCTATATTGACTGTGATGTCATCCAAGCTGATGGCGGTACGCGTACAGCAAGCATCTCAGGGGCGGCAGTGGCGCTGATCGATGCGCTAGAGCATCTGCAGCGCGAGAAGAAAATCAGCCAAGATCCACTATTGGGTCTGGTCGGTGCGGTGTCGGTTGGCATCAAAGATGGTAAGGCGTATCTGGATTTGAACTATGCCGAAGATTCTACTTGTGATACCGATCTGAATATGGTGATGACGCAGGCGGGCGGTTTTATCGAGATCCAAGGCACGGCAGAAGACAAGCCATTTACCCGCGAAGAAGCTGATCAAATGCTGAGCCTAGCTGACAGCGGTATCCGCCAAATCATTGAAGCACAAAAGCAAGCATTGGGCTGGTGA
- the coaBC gene encoding bifunctional phosphopantothenoylcysteine decarboxylase/phosphopantothenate--cysteine ligase CoaBC, which produces MTHNQPPKILLGITGGIAAYKSAVLARLLIKAGCSVRVMMTAAACEFIAPMTFQALTGHEVHTTLLDEQAERGMGHIELAKWADVVVIAPCSANTIGKLANGLADNLLTTVCVATTAPILLAPAMNQAMWANPVVQDNLAKLQNFGYTLIHPDSGEQACGDVGAGRLPEPEDLCEMILSFVARQSLPQSLAGKRVVITAGATLEPIDPVRFLSNHSTGKMGYALAKACHDVGADVVLVSGKRVSLPAPYGVQRLTVGTADEMLAVCLDACKRADVFIATAAVADFKMASIAEHKIKKTSQADGMTLELIKNPDVLATIAKTFPDVLTVGFAAETQDTENYAQDKLNRKKLDMIAVNDVSDNSIGFGSDDNAMTVFFAQQYRLDKQVLPKASKAAIAEQLVGCIAKIVR; this is translated from the coding sequence ATGACGCATAACCAACCCCCAAAAATCCTACTTGGCATCACAGGCGGTATCGCGGCGTATAAGTCGGCGGTGCTTGCACGCTTGCTCATCAAGGCAGGCTGCTCGGTGCGTGTGATGATGACGGCGGCGGCGTGCGAGTTTATTGCGCCGATGACTTTTCAAGCGCTGACAGGGCATGAAGTGCATACCACGCTATTGGACGAGCAAGCTGAGCGCGGCATGGGGCATATTGAGCTTGCCAAGTGGGCGGATGTCGTGGTGATTGCACCGTGTTCTGCCAATACCATTGGGAAGCTTGCCAATGGCTTGGCGGATAATCTGCTCACTACCGTGTGCGTGGCGACCACCGCGCCGATTTTGCTTGCGCCTGCGATGAACCAAGCGATGTGGGCAAATCCTGTGGTGCAAGATAATCTTGCTAAGCTACAAAATTTCGGCTACACGCTCATCCATCCTGACAGTGGCGAGCAGGCGTGCGGTGATGTGGGGGCAGGGCGACTGCCTGAGCCTGAAGATCTGTGCGAGATGATTTTGTCTTTTGTTGCGCGCCAAAGCCTGCCGCAGAGTCTTGCGGGCAAACGCGTCGTCATCACCGCAGGGGCGACGCTTGAGCCGATCGATCCTGTGCGATTTTTGTCCAATCATTCGACAGGCAAAATGGGTTATGCGCTCGCCAAAGCCTGCCATGATGTCGGTGCCGATGTTGTCTTGGTTAGCGGTAAGCGCGTAAGCCTGCCTGCGCCGTACGGCGTGCAGCGTCTGACGGTCGGTACAGCCGATGAGATGTTGGCGGTGTGTCTGGATGCGTGCAAGCGTGCTGATGTGTTTATCGCTACCGCTGCCGTGGCGGATTTTAAGATGGCAAGCATCGCCGAGCATAAAATCAAAAAAACCAGTCAAGCTGATGGCATGACACTTGAGCTCATCAAAAATCCTGATGTGCTTGCCACTATTGCCAAGACTTTCCCTGATGTGTTGACGGTGGGCTTTGCTGCCGAGACCCAAGACACTGAAAACTATGCCCAAGATAAGCTAAATCGCAAAAAGCTTGACATGATCGCGGTCAATGATGTCTCGGATAACAGCATTGGCTTTGGCTCTGATGATAATGCGATGACGGTGTTTTTTGCGCAGCAATACAGGCTTGATAAGCAGGTATTGCCCAAGGCAAGCAAGGCGGCGATCGCTGAGCAATTGGTGGGTTGTATTGCTAAGATTGTGCGCTGA
- a CDS encoding penicillin-binding protein 1A: protein MAEKTFTATLWSVLLKILVAIIALVLILVLAFPIGFYGMAMYLEPTLPDVKNINQTELQMPLQVYTSDNKLIGQYGNTLSLPVTFEEIPQHMIHAFLAAEDDTFFEHSGISVKGMGRALTEVASNSDSQTGGSTITMQVAKNYFLSPERTIDRKLTELFIARKIEAELTKNEILTLYVNKIYLGEGTYGIQAAARRYFSKPLDKLTIAEMAMIAGLPKAPSAYNPVVNPERAMERRNWIIGRMHEEGFISAAERDAAIAEPMGLNLYKEQLDLNMPYVAEMARSSLVEKYGEKVMDSGWRVQLTIDSQDQLAADSALVGGLRSYDRRHGWRGVEAEEGELEGRRNFDNIYPAKVTKVNNNSFEAELQSGDKVTIHWSGMNWARRYYSANRVGGGYSNAHQMVKVGNIVRISPLNEAKTAWKMESIPKVQGALVSLDPENGALRAVVGGFHFNHSKFNRAIQGYRQPGSTIKPFVYAAALETGKYTPDSLISDAAIRIGSWRPKNADGRFTGMMTLRRALALSRNTPVIRLMRSAGIDESRQLMNQMGGLEMDRMPSTLALALGAADITPLQMATGYATIANGGHRIQPYFIERIYNFNNDLVYQANPVQACALCFNKNLEKTNAKLLETFEAQQKSANASKSSTANTAKDDKAADDKTSDAVAQTKTHDGTPAGDRLHPKTAPQLMMAQQAPRVLSHETAYNVANMMREVISYGTGKKARAVGRGDVGGKTGTTNLAKDAWFAGFHPTNVAVAWVGFDTPSPLGAREGGGAAALPIWVNYMRRALSGTPTQWVSKEDRSKASIEAQHIVEITDEGQKSVTKNDNADKAEKGSKSEKSKTQ, encoded by the coding sequence ATGGCTGAAAAAACTTTTACTGCGACGCTTTGGTCTGTATTGCTAAAAATCTTGGTGGCAATCATTGCCTTAGTCTTGATTTTGGTATTGGCGTTTCCGATTGGCTTTTATGGGATGGCAATGTATCTTGAGCCAACCTTGCCTGATGTCAAAAACATCAACCAAACCGAACTTCAGATGCCACTACAGGTCTATACATCGGATAATAAGCTGATTGGGCAATATGGCAATACTTTATCATTGCCAGTGACTTTTGAAGAAATTCCACAGCATATGATTCATGCGTTTTTGGCTGCCGAAGACGATACTTTTTTTGAGCATAGCGGTATCAGTGTCAAAGGTATGGGTCGTGCACTCACCGAAGTGGCATCAAATTCCGATTCGCAAACGGGTGGCTCGACCATTACCATGCAGGTGGCAAAAAACTATTTTCTAAGCCCTGAGCGTACCATCGACCGTAAGCTGACTGAGCTGTTTATCGCTCGTAAGATTGAAGCCGAACTCACCAAAAATGAGATTTTGACTTTATATGTCAATAAAATCTATTTAGGCGAAGGCACTTATGGTATCCAAGCGGCGGCACGTCGTTATTTTAGTAAGCCACTTGATAAGCTGACCATCGCTGAGATGGCAATGATTGCTGGTCTACCAAAAGCACCATCGGCTTATAACCCTGTGGTCAATCCTGAGCGTGCGATGGAGCGTCGTAACTGGATTATCGGCCGTATGCACGAAGAAGGCTTTATCAGTGCTGCCGAGCGAGATGCCGCCATCGCAGAACCGATGGGACTCAACCTGTATAAAGAACAGCTTGATTTGAATATGCCGTATGTGGCTGAGATGGCTCGTAGCTCATTGGTTGAAAAATACGGCGAAAAAGTGATGGATTCTGGCTGGCGTGTACAACTGACCATTGACAGTCAAGACCAATTAGCCGCTGATTCTGCACTCGTTGGCGGTCTGCGCAGCTATGACCGTCGTCATGGCTGGCGTGGTGTCGAAGCCGAAGAAGGCGAGCTTGAAGGTCGTCGCAACTTTGACAACATTTATCCTGCCAAAGTCACCAAGGTGAATAACAACAGCTTTGAAGCTGAACTACAATCTGGCGATAAAGTCACCATTCATTGGTCAGGCATGAATTGGGCAAGACGTTATTATAGTGCCAACCGTGTCGGTGGCGGTTACAGTAATGCCCACCAAATGGTCAAAGTCGGCAACATCGTGCGTATCTCGCCACTGAACGAAGCCAAAACCGCTTGGAAAATGGAATCCATTCCAAAAGTACAAGGTGCATTGGTATCGCTTGACCCTGAAAATGGCGCCTTGCGTGCGGTCGTTGGTGGTTTTCACTTTAACCATAGTAAATTCAACCGTGCTATCCAAGGCTATCGTCAGCCGGGTTCGACCATCAAGCCATTTGTCTATGCTGCTGCACTTGAAACTGGCAAATATACACCAGACAGCCTAATCTCAGATGCGGCAATCCGTATCGGTAGCTGGCGACCGAAGAATGCCGACGGTCGTTTTACTGGCATGATGACCTTGCGCCGTGCCTTGGCACTGTCTCGTAACACCCCTGTCATTCGCTTGATGCGCTCAGCAGGTATTGATGAGTCGCGCCAACTCATGAATCAAATGGGCGGTCTTGAGATGGACCGTATGCCATCGACGCTTGCCCTAGCACTGGGTGCTGCCGATATCACGCCACTACAGATGGCAACAGGCTATGCGACCATTGCCAACGGCGGTCATCGTATTCAGCCTTATTTCATCGAGCGTATTTATAACTTTAATAATGATTTGGTCTATCAGGCCAATCCTGTACAAGCGTGTGCATTATGCTTTAATAAGAATCTTGAAAAAACCAATGCCAAACTTCTAGAGACTTTTGAAGCACAACAAAAATCTGCCAACGCAAGCAAGTCATCAACTGCCAATACAGCAAAAGATGATAAAGCAGCAGATGACAAAACAAGCGATGCAGTAGCCCAAACCAAAACTCATGACGGCACGCCTGCTGGCGACCGCCTACACCCAAAAACTGCACCGCAGCTCATGATGGCACAACAAGCCCCGCGCGTACTATCACACGAGACAGCTTATAATGTCGCCAACATGATGCGTGAAGTCATCAGCTATGGTACAGGTAAAAAAGCCCGTGCTGTGGGTCGTGGCGATGTCGGTGGCAAAACCGGTACAACCAACCTTGCAAAAGATGCTTGGTTTGCAGGCTTCCACCCAACCAATGTTGCGGTTGCTTGGGTCGGTTTCGATACACCTTCTCCATTGGGTGCTCGAGAAGGTGGTGGCGCTGCCGCCCTACCAATTTGGGTAAACTATATGCGTAGAGCACTGAGTGGCACCCCTACTCAATGGGTAAGCAAAGAAGACCGCTCAAAGGCCAGCATCGAGGCTCAGCACATCGTCGAGATCACCGATGAAGGTCAAAAGTCAGTCACCAAAAATGACAATGCTGATAAAGCCGAAAAAGGCAGTAAGTCTGAGAAAAGCAAAACCCAATAA